CATGcttcaaaattttaagaAGAGCCAAAGGGGAAATATAAACTTGTTCACTTGTATCGGCTAATGGCTCATTTGACATTCCATTGCCGTCGGaaaaggaataaaaaagttCACGTAATGAAGAAGGAATTCCAGccatttcttttaaaaaagtttgtaggattttttaaattgttaaaatatGTGCATGCAGTGATAAATATACTGAAGTTTAGAAATAGTTTTGaataaatagaaaaatattagtattgcttatatatatacttcaCATAATATGAGTCATCATGCTTGCacgcatatataaatataataaaagaatgatgtgtatttttataaaactgttatttttaattggaTATTTCTATGGTAATGTTTatgtttgaaaaaaatatgttaaatcaataaaataagtatgatatataatatatttattagatAGTTATATCCAAAATATGTAGCATATTCTTCCAcccattttattataagcacatgtaaatattattttacaagtgaatataaaaagaaaaaataaacttgaaattttttgtgtttttcaaaaatataaaaataaaatatgaaaaattcaaatttgGTTATGCGTAATGTATAGTATATGCAGAGggaatttatatatgtaaaaaaaaaagcaatattgaaaaaaatatgcatatgcttaatatttaattatatacaaatgtaGCGAgcaataattaaattatttccataataattttctatttataaattttaagtaattcatatttttaaataaactttatttttttttccattattttttttttagtataaTGTGTTATTAGCAAGGGCGTGTAAATTGGGTGTATgcctttattatatatatatataacaaattgCTATGCTTAAAGTGaaatgaattataataacaacCAAAAAAGTATACCTTATATAAGTGTAGGAATTAATAACTATacttaatttatattaagctgttatatattttactacAGTGATAGCATATTAGTGTAAGTAGTACTTTtcctttttgtttttttctagATCAGTATCATACCAATTTAAcaataagaaaaataaagtatgTGTTAACATTAATGgataattttgttcatattgatagacatacatatgtatgtaaACGAAAGgaatgtattattattaaagcCATTGAAACAAGTTGACCTTAtctatattcatatatgcATTCTTATTGTCCTTAATCTATGGTATTCATTTAGAGCATCTTTTCTATACACTATTTTACAATTAAAGTGGGTAAAGACCCAATAAGCTCATGtggaaaaaacaaatgatgTAATGTAAGAATAGAGTCGAAAAATTTAGGAAAGAGAAACTGTAATAAAATTAGGTTCTATCcccaaaaatataaaaatcattatttatttaaaatatatatttaaaccaaaaaatataagttttaaaaagattaataacaattatatatgtgcacattaataagaaatatttattcaaatatttaaaataacaaGGAacgcaaaaaaaaaaaagaaagtggtaacaaaaataaaagcatcattatacaaataataataaaacctgatatatacataaagaGAAggtttaattttgtttgattatatgcattgagatttaatatattatttgatttagaatatgaaaagatagataaataaaataatacagtGATGTTATGAATGTCTGATCGTTCACAATGTGCTCGTTTTcgtaatatttatatgatatgTAATAGTGGTAtcttatttgtttatttttttttttttttataaaaaaggtatATCTTCATTCAAATGTTTAAATGGGATAGTTTAATTGAAAATTCCATGAATGCCCATTTTTGGTTTACAGTATATCTATTCATCAATAATAAAGTATGTtcctgaaaaaaaaaatatagtataCATTATGAAAAGAGGTgcaaaaatttgaaaataatgtgaaaaattgttatgAATATAAGGGTGGAAACAAGCATTGATAATTGTTATCACTAATATGATTTCTATTGGAGTTTTTGgttgttttaattttatttattttttaaattgttatttttttcatgtgCATaccatttaatttttgctCCTTATCCTTGACACtgtcatatttattaattcttGGTCTATAATTAGTTGGATCTCTTCTAAAAGTGACGTCAATGATTTTTAAGAATTTATTCATCCCTGCTACTAATGTTTGTGGAGTGTTAGCAACAGTATTAACTCCGGCTTGTCCGTCAAAAACAATAACATGATCAGCAAGATAAGTAGCCATTATAAAATCATGTTCGACAACAAAAGCTGTTTTATTAGTATTAAGTATAaatcttttaataattttggaTACAATTATTCTTTGTTCTGAATCTAAATAAGCTGATGGTTCATCGATTAGATAAATATTAGTGTTTTTTGCTAAGGTGATGATAATTGCAACTTTTTGTAATTCTCCACCAGATAATGTTAAAACTTGATTATCTAATATACCATCAATTTTTAATGGTTtgattatttcattattaaaatatggatCTGTATATAAgccttttaattttgacATTAGTAATTGCCTAACTGTACCTGTAAATTTTGCTTGTATTTGTTGGGGTTTATAAGAAACACTTAAGGATtctaaaaatgataaactCTCTACATTATCCGGTTTAATAAGGCCAGCAAATAATCTTATAAATGTACTTTTTCCACTTCCATTTTGGcctaataatacaaaaatttcTGATTCTGAAAAATTTCCTTTATCTACAGTTAAAGTAAATGAGCTCAATGTTTTTACCATTTTAggatatgtataaaaatgtaatctttttttatcttcatCTGTTACATCTTGATCTGTAgctaatttaaaatttaatgattCTTCTCGTATTCTTAAATTATCCGTTGGAATAAAACCATctaaaaatacattaatTCCTTCTCTGACAGAGAATGGTGATGTAACAACACCATATGCACCTGCCTTTCCCCATAAGCAACAAACATAATCACTTAAATAATCTAATATCGATAAATCGTGTTCTACtactattatataattatcatgTCTTACTAAACCgtgtataatttttgccATAGATAttctttgttttatatCTAAATAACTACTAGGTTCATcaaacatatatacatttgttGTTTGTCCAATAATAGATATTAATAATGCAAACCTTTGTAATTCTCCTCCACTTAAGTCTTCAACATTTCTATCAAGCAAATGGTCTAATTCTAatacttttatatatttatctttttgatttaatttatcttttttatttataatttctaATATGTTTCCTTTAACCTGTTTAGGTATTAAATCGACATTTTGTGGTTTAATAATAGGTGATAATTGTTCttctaataattttgtaaaaaaaatttgtaatTCACTACCTCTGAAAAATGCTAATATATCTCGCCATTCAGGAGGACTATCAAATTTTCCTAAATTTggttttaattttgatgataaaatttttaatgctGTTGATTTTCCAATACCATTTGTTCCAACTAATCCTAATATTTGTCCTAATTTTGGAACTGGTAATCTATGCAATTTAAAGGTATTAGGGCCATATCTATGTACAACATCTTTGTTAATATCTTTAggtaaattaataatagtgATTGAAGAAAATGGGCATTTCTTTACACATATACCACAACCTATACATAGCATTTCACTGATAAATGCTATTTTTGAGCTATGATCAACTTCAATACAAAATTTTCCTGTTTTTACAATTGggcaattttttttacattctAAATGACATTTTTTGGGTTTACATTTATCAGTACTAACGATGGCAATTCTTAATTTGGATGCTTCAAGtttgttttctttatataa
This genomic interval from Plasmodium chabaudi chabaudi strain AS genome assembly, chromosome: 11 contains the following:
- a CDS encoding ABC transporter E family member 1, putative, producing the protein MKKKNKEDLYKENKLEASKLRIAIVSTDKCKPKKCHLECKKNCPIVKTGKFCIEVDHSSKIAFISEMLCIGCGICVKKCPFSSITIINLPKDINKDVVHRYGPNTFKLHRLPVPKLGQILGLVGTNGIGKSTALKILSSKLKPNLGKFDSPPEWRDILAFFRGSELQIFFTKLLEEQLSPIIKPQNVDLIPKQVKGNILEIINKKDKLNQKDKYIKVLELDHLLDRNVEDLSGGELQRFALLISIIGQTTNVYMFDEPSSYLDIKQRISMAKIIHGLVRHDNYIIVVEHDLSILDYLSDYVCCLWGKAGAYGVVTSPFSVREGINVFLDGFIPTDNLRIREESLNFKLATDQDVTDEDKKRLHFYTYPKMVKTLSSFTLTVDKGNFSESEIFVLLGQNGSGKSTFIRLFAGLIKPDNVESLSFLESLSVSYKPQQIQAKFTGTVRQLLMSKLKGLYTDPYFNNEIIKPLKIDGILDNQVLTLSGGELQKVAIIITLAKNTNIYLIDEPSAYLDSEQRIIVSKIIKRFILNTNKTAFVVEHDFIMATYLADHVIVFDGQAGVNTVANTPQTLVAGMNKFLKIIDVTFRRDPTNYRPRINKYDSVKDKEQKLNGTYFIIDE